TCGGTATCGGCCTGCAGGGGCCGAGCACCTTCCGACTGGTGCGCGACACGCGCGCGCACTACGTGGGGCCGGTGAAGCGGGACGCGGCGTCGGGCTTCTTCTACAAGCTGCTGGGAGGGGACTACCCGACGACGGCCGTCATCCTCCCGCTGCTGGTGCGCGGCAAGCTGGTGCACATGCTGTACGTGGACAACGGACCCGGCCAGCTCACCCCGCCGGACGTGGGTGAGCTGCTCATCCTCTCGCAGAGCGTGGGCCGCTCGTACGAGGCGATGATCCGCCGCCGCAAGAGTGCCTGAGCCGGAGCCCGTGGGGGCCCGGCTCGGGGGGACTCAGCGCTTGCGAGGCGCCGTGGGCTTCTTCTTGGGCTCGGACTTCTTCTTCGTCGGCCTGTCGTCGTCGTCGTCGGGCAGGGCCGGACCCGAGGCCAGGTCGAACTCGTAGGTTCCGCCGAGCAGCAGGCGGAACTGGTAGATGTCCGAGAGGTCCGGCGTCACCGAGATGCCGGCCACCGCCTCCAGCACCAGGCCCGGGAACACCTCGCGGCGCACCACGGGGATGATCTCCACCTGGTTGGCGTTGTTCGTCCACGCCGGGGTGATGACGGGCTCGAAGTAGCGGCGGCCGATGACCTCCAGGCCCACCAGGGTGGCGTTGTTGATGTTGTAGGTACCGGCCACGCCCAGCTGCACGGCGTCGGGGACGTCGAAGTCCGGCAGGTTGCCGCGATCCCTCGTCCCATGGTGGAGGTAGCTCGCGTTGAGCATGAAGCGCAGGTCCCTGCTCACCCGCAGCTCGCCGATGAGCGTGCCCTCGAAGTCCCACGTCCCGTCGGACAGGCTCGGGGGGATGGCGTCCTGGTCGCTCGGCCCGGTGGGGAAGGTGACGCGCCCGTAGGCACCGAGGGAGAAGGGACTGGTCTCCAGGAACGTCCACTGCACGCCGAGCGGGATGTCACCGAAGGCCAGCTGGAAGCCGTTCTCGCCGGGGTTGCCGAGCCCGAGAACCTCGAAATAGACGTTGGCCTCCACGTTGTCGAGGATGCCCCAGCGGATGCTGGGGGAGACCTGGTGGTAGGGCAGGGACTTGTCGGAGTCGAGGGCGAAGAAGCCCTGGTAGCGCAGGCCGAGCTCCATGTTGCCGCTCCGCGTGGTCGATGCGGTGCGGGTCACCATGGCGCGGTAGGGCTTGGCCCACGTGGTGGGTGACAGGAGGCATACAACGACGGCGAGAGCGAAGGTCGAATGCCGAGCGTTCATGCGGCGGGACCTTATCTCGCCTACCCGGCTCCTTATTTGGGGAAAATCCTGCTCCCCGCGCACAATCCCCCCCGGACGAGTCGCGAGCCCCATCCTCGCGACTGTCTCCACACTCGGCCATGGCGAAATTTCCATCTTTCGAGACATCTCCGTCCACCCTCAACCCGCCCGAGAATCGTCGACAGGACTCCATGTCCCATGTGGGCCGTCACTGGCTGCTGGAGCGATTGGACTCCATGCTCTCGGAGCCCCTGCGGAATTCAGCGCCCACGGACCTCATCCGTCACCGGATCATGGTGGGTGCTGCCTGCTTCCTGACGCTGATCAACGTGGTGTTCGTGCTGCGTTCCATCTCCACGAACGCCCTCCCGCTCGGGAGCATCATCGCCGGCCTGGGCTACCTGGGGACGCTGTTGCTGGCACGCGGGGCTCGCACTCCCTCCCTACCGGCCATGGTGCTGTTGGTGACCCTGGGTATCGGGCACGTGTCCTCCGTCTTCGTGAACCCGAATCCCGCCGGTGGCGCGCATGCCATCGGCATGTTGCTGCCCGCCCTCGCCGTGTATCTGGCGGGGCCTCGGCTGGGGCTGTCCATCACCCTCTTGTTGTTCGCGGCCCTGGGAGTGGCCCATCCGTACTACCGTGAGCAGATCGGC
This is a stretch of genomic DNA from Archangium violaceum. It encodes these proteins:
- a CDS encoding transporter; this translates as MNARHSTFALAVVVCLLSPTTWAKPYRAMVTRTASTTRSGNMELGLRYQGFFALDSDKSLPYHQVSPSIRWGILDNVEANVYFEVLGLGNPGENGFQLAFGDIPLGVQWTFLETSPFSLGAYGRVTFPTGPSDQDAIPPSLSDGTWDFEGTLIGELRVSRDLRFMLNASYLHHGTRDRGNLPDFDVPDAVQLGVAGTYNINNATLVGLEVIGRRYFEPVITPAWTNNANQVEIIPVVRREVFPGLVLEAVAGISVTPDLSDIYQFRLLLGGTYEFDLASGPALPDDDDDRPTKKKSEPKKKPTAPRKR